In the Scyliorhinus canicula chromosome 23, sScyCan1.1, whole genome shotgun sequence genome, one interval contains:
- the snrnp70 gene encoding U1 small nuclear ribonucleoprotein 70 kDa has protein sequence MTQFLPPNLLALFAPRDPVPYLPPLEKLPHEKHHNQPYSGIAGFVREFEDPRDAPPPTRAETREERMERKRREKIERRQHEVENELKMWDPHNDPNAQGDAFKTLFVARVNYDTTESKLRREFEVYGPIKRIYMVYNKRTGKPRGYAFIEYEHERDMHSAYKHADGKKIDGRRVLVDVERGRTVKGWRPRRLGGGLGGTRRGGADVNIKHSGRDDAPRYDERDRDRERDRDRRECSERSRERDKERERRRSRSRERRRPRSRSREKEERKPRNSRERSREKDKDKDRDRKRRSRSRDRKRERERDRDKDKKEERTDVDQPEAGDGPHNDAQAVDIVTEPIESKPEVEEKNRERGDRDRERERDKDRDKDRDRDRDRERRRSHRDRDKDRDRDRRRDRERDRDRDHKRDRDRDRDRDRNKESDKLQDNGVPEQLEETSQDMYMDQESMQSGDGFMAENGYQMEPPTEGY, from the exons ATGACCCAGTTCCTGCCGCCCAACCTGCTGGCGCTGTTCGCGCCGCGGGACCCGGTGCCCTACCTGCCGCCGCTCGAGAAGCTGCCGCATGAGAAACACCACAACCAGCCTTACTCCGGTATCGCCGGCTTCGTCCGCGAGTtcgag GACCCTCGAGATGCCCCGCCTCCAACAAGAGCTGAGACGCGGGAGGAGCGCATGGAAAGAAAG AGGCGCGAGAAGATTGAGAGAAGACAGCATGAAGTTGAAAATGAGCTTAAGATGT GGGATCCTCACAATGATCCGAATGCCCAGGGTGATGCTTTCAAGACACTGTTTGTCGCCAGAGTG AACTACGATACAACAGAATCCAAGCTGAGGCGTGAATTTGAGGTCTATGGCCCCATCAAAAGG ATCTACATGGTGTATAATAAACGGACCGGAAAACCCCGTGGTTATGCTTTCATCGAATATGAACATGAGCGAGACATGCATT CTGCATACAAACACGCAGATGGTAAGAAGATTGATGGGAGGAGAGTTCTGGTTGATGTGGAGAGAGGCCGCACTGTGAAAGGATGGCGCCCAAGGAGGCTGG GTGGTGGACTTGGGGGCACTCGCAGAGGTGGTGCAGATGTTAATATCAAACATTCAGGTCGTGATGATGCTCCGCGATATGATGAAAG GGACCGGGATCGTGAGCGAGACCGGGACCGCCGTGAATGCAGTGAGCGCAGCCGTGAAAGGGACAAGGAACGTGAGCGGCGTAGAAGCCGTTCCAGAGAGCGCCGCCGCCCTCGATCACGTAGTCGAGAAAAGGAAGAAAGGAAACCACGTAACAGCCGTGAGCGAAGTAGGGAGAAGGATAAGGACAAAGATCGGGATCGCAAGCGGCGTAGCCGCAGTCGCGATcgtaagagagagcgagagcgtgaCCGGGATAAGGATAAGAAAGAAGAACGTACAGATGTAGACCAGCCTGAGGCAGGTGACGGACCTCACAACGATGCACAGGCAGTCGACATAGTCACTGAACCCATTGAATCTAAACCTGAAGTGGAGGAGAAGAATAGAGAACGGGGAGATAGGGATAGAGAACGGGAACGAGACAAAGATAGAGATAAGGATAGAGATAGAGACCGGGATCGGGAACGTAGGCGAAGCCACCGAGACAGGGACAAGGATAGAGACCGGGACCGGAGGAGAGATAGGGAACGGGACCGTGATAGAGACCACAAgcgagacagagacagggacCGGGATAGAGACAGGAATAAGGAATCTGACAAACTACAGGATAATGGGGTTCCAGAGCAGCTTGAGGAAACTAGTCAGGATATGTATATGGATCAGGAATCAATGCAGTCTGGAGATGGATTCATGGCTGAAAATGGCTATCAAATGGAACCACCCACGGAGGGTTACTGA